The following proteins are encoded in a genomic region of Pyrus communis chromosome 11, drPyrComm1.1, whole genome shotgun sequence:
- the LOC137707780 gene encoding EID1-like F-box protein 2, with amino-acid sequence MILTKQYRCIHSASCRCTKGHLSEDVLFLVFRQLNWNPKLIATLSLVCKWFDDLAKRVLWKEFCRTRAPRMMLDLQYGGSHSVDGNWSALGKLLIYCTGSKKGGLFNSIQIPGHSVYRTRFSRTSGKSFLLPQCRTDVLYVSDPCEHLDQGEEGDVGFFRGVFKSFPMSKVRKMLIKKAAQLHPTEVCPYCKAKLWSMLQAKMIPQSASCRLGAYEDCIEYFVCLNGHMLGICTLLPISDSEEASELE; translated from the coding sequence ATGATTCTTACAAAGCAGTATCGTTGCATCCACTCAGCAAGCTGTCGTTGCACAAAAGGTCATCTAAGTGAAGATGTGTTATTCCTTGTATTCCGACAGTTGAATTGGAACCCGAAGTTGATTGCGACACTTTCCCTTGTTTGCAAATGGTTTGATGATCTCGCCAAGCGTGTGCTGTGGAAGGAATTTTGCCGAACAAGAGCACCAAGGATGATGCTTGATCTTCAGTATGGTGGGAGTCACAGTGTAGATGGGAACTGGAGCGCACTCGGGAAGCTTCTTATTTACTGTACAGGATCTAAGAAAGGTGGCCTCTTTAACAGTATTCAAATCCCTGGTCACTCTGTTTACAGGACCAGGTTCTCTAGGACGTCAGGGAAGAGCTTTCTTTTACCGCAATGCAGAACAGATGTTTTGTATGTGTCTGACCCCTGTGAACATCTTGACCAAGGTGAAGAGGGAGATGTGGGTTTTTTCCGCGGAGTTTTCAAGTCCTTCCCGATGTCCAAGGTTCGGAAGATGTTGATTAAGAAGGCAGCCCAACTTCATCCGACAGAGGTGTGCCCTTACTGTAAGGCTAAGTTATGGAGCATGTTGCAAGCCAAAATGATACCGCAGAGTGCCAGCTGCAGATTGGGAGCCTATGAGGATTGCATTGAGTATTTTGTTTGCCTCAACGGACATATGCTCGGGATCTGTACCCTGCTACCTATATCTGATTCAGAAGAGGCATCAGAGTTGGAGTAA